One genomic region from Fictibacillus marinisediminis encodes:
- a CDS encoding MFS transporter, whose product MASAKWGKIIPVAFIMYMLAYMDRINIGVLMPYIQKDLDISSSAAGDIAGIFFVGYLILQIPGGILATKWSAKKFIFILMILWGLAAMATGFVQTEGQLKFVRFLLGVAEGGVWPAVLVLLANWFTLKERARANAFWMACLPVSAMLMAPLSGLLLKHFDWKTVLILEGVPPLIWAFVWYAMVKDKPSEAKWMSDQERNELTAELQNEQKGAVKSSGYGAAFKNMTVWGLVVMYFFWMTGFYGYTLWVPSVVSTFTKDSAVMGWLTAIPFTFALVGMVLNSYWSDRRMNRVQHVVIPLLIGAAAMVAGQFVESPALQMILLSITAIGVYAPYGPLWAIPTAIIPAGIVGAALGLQNAIGNLGGYNGPKFVGLFKDLTGSFHAGFYFLAASLVLAAIITLILGRSIQASQKASSDKPKIHKIS is encoded by the coding sequence ATGGCTTCAGCAAAATGGGGAAAGATCATCCCGGTCGCATTTATCATGTACATGCTCGCATATATGGACAGAATCAATATTGGTGTCCTGATGCCTTATATTCAAAAAGATTTGGACATTTCCTCGTCAGCCGCCGGAGATATTGCCGGAATTTTCTTTGTCGGTTATTTGATCCTGCAGATTCCCGGAGGCATTTTGGCCACGAAATGGTCAGCGAAAAAGTTTATCTTCATTCTCATGATCCTGTGGGGCCTTGCCGCGATGGCAACAGGCTTTGTTCAGACAGAAGGCCAGCTGAAATTCGTCCGTTTTCTTTTAGGAGTTGCGGAAGGCGGGGTCTGGCCGGCTGTGCTTGTCCTGCTCGCCAACTGGTTTACCCTTAAAGAACGAGCAAGAGCCAATGCGTTCTGGATGGCTTGCCTGCCTGTATCCGCCATGCTGATGGCTCCCCTGTCCGGCCTTTTGCTTAAACATTTCGACTGGAAGACGGTTCTGATCTTGGAAGGTGTACCACCGCTGATCTGGGCGTTCGTCTGGTATGCCATGGTCAAAGATAAGCCTTCTGAGGCCAAATGGATGAGTGACCAGGAACGGAACGAGCTTACGGCTGAACTTCAAAATGAACAAAAAGGCGCCGTAAAATCATCCGGATACGGTGCAGCATTTAAGAACATGACCGTATGGGGACTAGTCGTTATGTATTTCTTCTGGATGACCGGCTTCTACGGATACACCTTGTGGGTACCGAGCGTGGTCAGCACATTTACGAAAGACTCTGCAGTCATGGGCTGGCTGACGGCGATTCCGTTTACCTTCGCACTGGTAGGAATGGTCCTTAACTCTTATTGGTCCGACCGGCGCATGAACCGGGTGCAGCACGTGGTCATTCCTTTGCTGATTGGTGCTGCTGCGATGGTAGCAGGACAATTTGTGGAATCACCCGCCCTTCAGATGATCTTGTTATCCATTACGGCGATTGGTGTCTATGCGCCGTACGGACCGCTTTGGGCGATTCCTACAGCGATCATTCCTGCAGGCATTGTCGGTGCGGCTCTCGGCCTGCAAAACGCCATTGGCAACCTCGGCGGCTATAACGGCCCAAAATTTGTCGGGCTGTTTAAAGACTTAACAGGCAGCTTCCATGCCGGATTCTATTTCCTGGCTGCTTCACTCGTACTTGCTGCCATCATCACACTTATTCTGGGACGGTCCATCCAGGCCAGCCAGAAGGCTTCATCAGACAAGCCAAAAATCCATAAAATCTCGTAG